In Gigantopelta aegis isolate Gae_Host chromosome 2, Gae_host_genome, whole genome shotgun sequence, the sequence gttgcaaacaagccactatgcatttttacataaactacaactaatattgtgggtagaatgatggaaatatatggtgaaaaggtttcaggccagctcattttccccaaatatttatataggtttttttttcccGAATATGAAGAGTTACCTCTCCCGACCCAGTCTTGTACACTTAGGATAACAttgttaaagagactgtcctgagtttgcagccattataagatgtttgcgataacagccttgttggcgactaccaTTTCATACacatagaatactaaacgagcttgtttgtcatttttatgaaatgagtgaacagttttggtatctgatgagcgaaagcgagtcagataccagcactgttcacgagtttcataaaaatggtagacagacaagctcgtttaatattctatattttgtattttctttattacaaaccaactgtaAACAAGCCGCAgtgcagaagtaagcagatgtcgagacctactacaccttattgttctacgaattgggtcagcaagtgatctacgtcacgccaatattacactagttagatactgagtgattgttatgacatgaggtatatcttacactggtgtgtaataataaatacattttcttctttagaatatcagtgtctgcatatcgAATATGTTTATTGGGATGTAAAATACGGTTTGGGTTACttcaagcattaggacaacaacaaataccttgtaaatacagacatttAATTCGCATGTTATGTCTGTTGgtctaaaacattttacaatggttgtataCTCAGGACTGTTCCTTTAAGATGTTTACAACTATCAAAGCCTGCTCAACGACtaaactttcatattatatatatttacttgtttagtataccggtgtctgtatattcaaatcAGCCTACTGTTTATAGTAAGCCCTGACTACATTGTATTTCATTATAGgaggctagtacatttttttaatatacaaaatgatttgAGTAATTAAAAATGCTGACATGgccagaaacacacaaaaatagatattctgaaaaagaaaaagtattttatatgtaattttagtagtTAAAACTCTTATCACATTACTGGAAAATGTACAATGGCAGAAAACACAGGACAATCTCTTTAAAGTTCTTAAAATTCCCCATTTATGAATCTTTAAGGAACTTTCAGTGtacaacaaacatttttacaaataactttCCAAGCAACATTATCCTTGATATTTTGCTAGGATTTCACAATTAACATTTATCTTCCCTTTAAATGTTCAAACAGTGTAAACTTGTAGATATGTTCTTTTATCACAACAAGTGAAAGAAATGAtataaatgtctttaaaaatgcaCCTGATAAACTACATGAAAACTGTCCATATCCTAAAACAATCTGTTCAGACTAAATAAAAGCTAAAGCTCATCATGTTTTTTATCTttgatattttcttttaaaacggTATCTTTTGAATCTTCTGTTACAGTCGGTTTCCGTTTCAAGTCTTGTTTCTCTTCCAAAACTTGTTTCTCTTCTTCTACCTTATCTTTTGGTGTCACTTTAACCTTGATTGTACTTTTCAACTCACTGTGCTCAGTTATATCATCTACAATTATTTTACTATCGGAGTTATCCATCTGACTTCTTGGTATATCATTCTTTCTCTCAGGTATATCTATCTCATCAGTCATATCAGCTTCGTCATCATCCATGTTTTCCTCTATATTTTCTGATTCATCTCTCACTTTCTCCTTTTCTAAAATACTGCTGTGAAAAATATTTGGAAACTGTCGAACTGCATCATCGATGTCAAAAAGGTACAGCTCTTTCCACGTCAATACTGAATTCTTGTCTTTATCTATGACAGCGAAAAGCTGAAACGACAAAAGAAACAAGCAGTTAAAAAAACAGCAGTTTGTAGAATCTAAATGGACAGCTGATTAGTTGTGATGGCATAACACTAAGTCCTATCCTGTTGATTAACAACGACTCATAGTCTGTTAACTTGGTCattcactggcataggaagcaccagggggtgggggcatgggGCCCCCCACTTTGTTGCAGCAGTGATGGTTTTTATGtatttctacatgtatttatatatatgtctgttgtGTGCTCCCCACTTTTTGGCAACTTGCTATGCCCGTgtcattgtttattttcttaaataaatCTGTTACATGTTAAATCAACAACATATAACATttggtagccctcagtaaaaaaTGGCAGCTCTATTATTTTCGTTAAAATAAAAGGAGGAAAACGAAAGAAAATATCAAcacaggcattgaaataagtcgagaacggtcgttcaggttactgggaggttaccacatgtaagaaaagtcacCAAAAATTTCAAcgtagtttcgtttccgaacgtaaaccaggcaatgcatttcAGACTTCCACGTTTCATTTTCTTgtcaggaattgcatcgatgttcgcgcgcacttgtgcaattgcaagcagtTATAGTTAATCTGCGTTTAAGCAGcatccactagatgaatttacttccgcgtttcGTTTTCTCGTATGAAATTGCACCAATGTttgtgcgcacttgtgcaattgcaagcaatttcgGCAATCCGCATTtaactagataaatttacttccagatttcgtttctcgtaccgatgttTGCACATActgatacaatttcagaacatctgcgttaaaagtagtagtaacaggaattcaattctaactttcatttTGTTACCAAGctattattttgtggtaacctgtaaatgggttatcagacacaatgcttatttcgatgcctgtaaaCAAAATCATGTTGTATTTCCCCCCCCCACTTGTGGTTTGGAGTAGAGAGCAAttaacatatacacatacaaaagGCGTTATTCAAAACATCAGCAAGTCTAGCATCTCTTGTGACTGTAgagatacacatgtacatgcagttGACAGGTTGAAAAATATAGAAGCCAATCAGATTACTGGCTTTGCGAATCTGGTAGCCCGAGATATATTTCAGTAGCCAAAACAACCTTGACGACCACTAAGATCAAACACTGGAAGCAGAGATACAGAATCAATGCCATACCTCCTCTAATGGTTTCTGTTCAACTGGTATCATCTGGAAAAAGGACGACTTGTTCACTTCCTCCAGCCCATAGAAAAACTCCAAGAAAAGACTCCTGAAATACACACAAGAGAACATTCTTAATATAATGGTATGGCTTTTATCCTTATTGCTGCCTCAGTAACACTTAACTCAGGCTGCTCTTGAAATTTCAGGGACGAAAATCCAGAGAAAAAATATCCAGAACACTTTGCAGGGTTAAGAAATATAACACCTGTCATGGTAGACAGTAAAACAAGTTGAAAGATAGTAGGAGCTGCCAGATCAGCAAAAAATACGATGGAATtgaaaggagaaaaaagaaaggggCAATgggataaagaaataaataatacaaaataaagcaaataatggaaggaaggaagaaatatatttttaataacaaactcaacacatttttacgaaccctgtacctaccagcctgtagtccgatggcttaaccactatgcccggtttcttttaatttttttgttccTTACCTAACCTGCTCATTAGGGGAAGCAACTCCGAATGTCTTTATTGGGACAGTGAGGTTGAACTGGGTGTGTTTGTCACAGTCAGACTGATCAAATGCCCACAGGTGAGAAAACCAGATGTTCAAAGCAAGATTGCGGCCCACGGCAGACTTGATCTGGTGATACCATCTGAAAAAAACGACAACCATCaaagttgaagtttatattAACGGCAGAACCAGAGCACagcgatttattaatcaccggctactggatgtcaaacttttgataattatgacataattgAAGTCTTtaagaaaacctgctatatgtAGCAAGGGaattttgcatgttttcacaaaagaaagaaatgttttatttaatgacacactcaatacattttatttacagttatatgacatcggacatatgtttaaggaccacacagatattgagaaagggaacctgctgttgccacttcatgggctactctttgattagcagcaagggatcttttatatgcagaatcccacagacaggatcgcacataccacagcctttgatatacccgtcgtggtgcactggctggaacgagaaatagccttttGTTGGTACTCTTTTAACCAGTAAGCAGATTAATTTCAGAATATAGACGTTCATGTCTGTGAATTAGTAATGTCCACTAgcagggctaactctgggtgTTCAGAAAATTCTACCAAATTACATCTTCCTGTTAAAACAATTGTAGAAGCGCAGTTATTTTCcagcaaaatatcaattattatataaaattatttcgcctaattgaaataaaatttgctaattgttttaaaaattcctaattggcaaatttggtgagtgccagagctaaccCTAACTGGGAAAAACAGAATGTTATCATCGATTAGTTTTTTCTGTTCATCCTCTACATCAAATGCAGCCTTTCCATATAGCTTTAATATTGCTAAGTCAGCAGACTGggtttatatgtataatttaaatatacaccATATGTAAGTATCGAAATAAAGCATTTTGTATTGATTGTATTGCTTAAGTACCAAAGGTGGTAACAAAATCACATTATGCAGGCACTAAACTAAGATAAAAAAGTAGAATAATTTCTCCATTTCCAGAAAAAggggagaagtttgataaaatGGTCAAGTTAACATTTATTTGCACACTATAATGCTTCGTGTTCATTCAGAAAGGTTCCAAATTACACATTtgctgtaaattgtaatattttgttatcaaaTACTACCACTTTTGGTAATACGTTTTAAGCAAAACAACTGAatatttccattaaaacacaattatagtATTAAGTGACTGATAATTAatgtatcaatatatattaaatgaaagtattaattagtatttttctGACTAAGTGCTGAAACTATAAGTATAATAGATAAATAAACTTCCACTGATGCAATATGAACCAGCGAGTAGTCAGCACATGGCTAAGACCGGTTACCTGAAAGGAATATACAGACAGTCACCAGCCTGCAAGCGAGCCTGATACCACGGAACTTTCTGTAACCTAGGAAACTGCTTCATGTTCACCGAGTCCACATCTACCCTGCTGTACATTCCATCCTGGTCGAACCCATGAGCCTCCACAAGATGACTGTAGGTCTGAAATatcaaatacatattatatacatttcaaCTTTTAGCCTAatctttgaaaaaagaaaatggttaAAATTAAGCAGTCCTGGCAagtcatgttttttttgttgtaaacttCTATAGCTTTGTGTCATTTCTATCATATGTATGCCACCCTCCCTCCCGACAGGAAAACTAAAAACTACCAAAACCTACGTTGACAACAAGGAAACAATGCTAAACACCAGACTGTTGTCATTCACAATTAGTGAACATAATCTACCgacctcagtggcgtcgtggttaagccatcagacatatggctggtaggtacaggttcatagcccaataccggctcccacccagagcgagttttaacaactcagagggtaggtgtaaggccactacaccctcttctctctcactaatcactaacaaataaccactaactcaatgtcctgtacagacaacccagacagctgaggtgtgtgctcaggaaagcgtgcttgaaccttaattggaaatgagcacgaaaataagttgaaatgaaatgaacataaTCAATTctgaagtattttttattaacccATTAGCTTATTTATGTGACAGTTCACTTAAATGCtagatgtattttgtttataattttctaCATTTACATTAACACTTGCAGCTAGTTCATTCCCAAATGGCAGAACAAATGATACGAAAGTTTTATATCaacattttgtagtattttacctgtaaattttatttaaaaatatttacaaattctAGAAACTTACATTTTGATGTCCATATGTCATATAAGAACTTAAAGAAACCAATTCTCAACTTATCTTACATGTATCCAAATGGAATGAcccaaataacaaaataccaataaaTGTGTCACTTTGCTCAGAGAGAAGATTAAACTCGATGTCATTCCCCAGTCAACGCTAGAGTATAGCGATACTGTGTCAGTTGTTTAAACTGCTTCATCACAGCAAAGTCTAGTACACTACACATTGCGACCAACATGTCTTCAACATGGTCTTTCCATAAGTCATAAATATCTAGGAATAACGCTGCAGAATTTAGACAAAGTTTCTCATGCTATATTACCTTCTAATTCATTGTCATGACCCCATTTTCTATCATCAGTTTGACAGACTGCAGTGCTCGAATGTAAGAATTTGTTGACCCACCAACACCAATTTTCAAAGCGACTTTTGCACAAATAACataactgaaaggttattttactTCAAAAGTATTTCAAAAGCACAAAATACTAGCAGATAATATGCATCAATTATATACAGTTTGCGCTTGTTCAGGAGCTTTACCAACAGCAGAAACTAACTAATGGCAGAAAAGTGCCGCTGGTAATGCTCTCGACCttcggcaatttatatctcaatgaggGCAATTGTTGTCGGTGCCGTTAAGTTCGTACCATGAGAGGCACAAACAAGAATATGACCTTACACCCCTGTCAATTAAGTCTCATTTGAATTAGTGCATGACCTTTCTAACACTGATTAGCTGGAGAAGTGGGTAACTTTTTACCATTCAAAATTGAAAGcctggagcctaattcactaaactctcacaactttgcgatctcgcagtgcaatgctaaaagacttgcaaagaggatgctttgttgtctaacagagcctaagagacctttgtgaattaggcctcttGTGTAGCTTTTCAGCAGGgaactatttgtttttacatttctgATTAGCGACAGTTGgtgatcagttgaaaattgattagcaactactatttaactttttagaattgtgtagcaatctctgaaatcTGTGTAACGAACtgcgacgcgatactgaacaaaatattcactGTACAGGGCTTGAACGTAACAGTGGCATGACAGCAACTTCCGAATAGGCTTTACCAATGGCAGTTTTTTGCTgctagataaaaaaaacaatgcaaTCGgttaagaaataatttttagtttttaattttgtttactcGTTGCAAAAGTTACTGGTTAAAAATTGCTGCAGGCAAGCTCAAAATTGACATACATGTGGGTGAGCATTTTGTCTAcaacaaaaaacttttaaaattcccattaggtaacaaattcttaaTCTGAATCCCTAGCTTGAGCTGATACTGTGATGTTATTTCCAGACAATAATCTGGATTTATGCAGCTAGACATATAAACATCAAAACAGTCGACCACATGACACCTTTATTCATTTCCGGAACCATCTATTTTCTCCCCGATGTTATATCATCCCTGGATGTAAAAACTATAAAGTACTAGCTTGTAATAAACACAATAATTTCTTAAAAACTACAGATACCTTATTTATGAGCAGCACTTCCTTCATTCCCTCTAGGACACACAAGAGATTGTCAAGGACGTCGTAGTGCAGCACTGAGCGGGTGTTGCCACTGCTGAACCACACAACGGCGTCCTGCAGGACTCGCTGGAACCCCCCACACTGCAGAGTCACAGGCACGTGGATGTCTTCTAAAAATAGCAAAACGGATATATGTAGTGCAGCAAGGAACCATCCCACACACTGCAGAGTCACAGGCACGTGGATGTCTTCTAAAAATAGCAAAACGGATATATGTAGTGCAGCAAGGAACCATCCCACACGCTGCAGAGTCACAGGCACGTGGATGTCTTCTAAAAATAGCAAAACGGATATATGTAGTGCAGCAAGGAACCATCCCACCCAGACACTGCAGAGTCACAGGCACATGGATGTCTTCTAAAAATAGCAAAACGGATATATGTAGTGCAGCAAAGAACCATCCCACCCAGACACTGCAGAGTCACAGGCACATGGATGTCTTCTAAAAATAGCAAAACGGATATATGTAGTGCAGCAAGGAACCATCCCACACACTGCAGAGTCACAGGCACATGGATGTGttctgaaaataacaaaatggataaatgtagAGCAGCACAGAACCCCCGTCCCAAACACTACAGTCACAGGCATGTGGATGTcttctaaaaataacaaaatggatATATGTAGTGCAGCACAGAACATCCCCCCCACACTGTAAAGTCACAGGCACGTGGATGTCttctgaaaataacaaaatggatatatactgaacaaaaaaagaaacttccgatttgtacatatagtatttgttgtgtttaagAATTccttgtgtaatgaaattatatagataGTTTTAGccgtgagctgtattatcaggattcatgaactttatcgattatttttgcactgttaatcgtcgacaacgtgaaattcaatttgcacatgcatgcatggttcgacatgtcccgtgtagtattcggtcaattttttttacttgtcttactgacattgttgtcaagtgaacgaaaacgcttcaaaatttgtaaaacaattaatgttttttacattgtagcatttttagtatgccaagaatacccaataatttatgcaaacgggcgattggcatgcttgatgctggcatgtcgacagaagacgttgcaaggcattatgggagttctagtcgagcgatatacgaaatcttcgcgtaagatttcgaacgacaggaagcaccaacgacttgccacctcgtggacgtccgcgtgttacaacacgtggtcaagaccgctatatcatgaacacacaTTTGCGCAATcaattccaaactgccactgctactgctgctaacacacctgggcttcacaataactgaatcagtgggcaaactgttcgtaatcgtctgcagGAGAacagtttacatgcacgacgtcctgatgtcggatgcgttttaacgcaacgtcatcgtctaaatcgtcttaattgggcacgtgtacacactcgttggatacggcgacgctggaataccgttcttttttcggatgaatcccgattttctttacaacgtggtgatggcagggtgcgcgtctaccgttggagaaatgaacgctatgctgactgttgtgttcttgaacgagatcgtttcgggggtgggggttctgtcatggtctgggcagccattgcccatggttatcgttcaccactagtcgtcattgatggcaatttaaatgctcaacgttaccgcgatgacattctcactcatcacgtcattcctctgttccataacaacgccaacatattgatttttcagcatgataatgccacctctcatacagctagagacactgtaaattttcttaggacaaataacattgatttcattgatgactggcccactaaaagtcctgatctcaaccccatcgagcatgcctgggatagtctggacagacgattgaggcgtcgtcccaacccccccgctaacgtcaacgaacttcgtcaagcgctcattcaggaatggaacaatattccacaggcagaaatcaacactttagtcaattctatgcgcctgcaatgcactgcagtggtcaattcaagaggtggtcataccagttattaagtgggtgtttttatttttaacccctaccacacttggtcaaaatttctcccagtttctgttaacctatggccatgatttttgcctcaaacgatgcatcatggaacactctttaaacgcatatataacaattattcccccagtttgttttcatcaagttatgttcaagcaaagttagcggaagtttcttattttgttcagtatatgtagTGCAGCACGGAACACCCCCCAACACTGCAGAGTCACAGGCACGTGGGTGTCttctgaaaataacaaaatggatATATGTAGTGCAGCATGGAACACCCCCCAACACTGCAGTCACAGGCACGTGGATGTCttctgaaaataacaaaatggatATATGTAGTGCAGCacggaacccccccccccccccacacacacacactgtagaGTCACAGGCACGTGGATGTCTTCTGAAAATAGCAAAACGGATATATGTTGTGCAGCACGGACCTCCCCACACTGCAGAGTCACAGGCACGTGGATGTCttctgaaaataacaaaatggatACATGTAGTGCAGCACGGCAACAcactcccccccacccccaatactGCAGAGTCACAGGCACGTGGATGTCttctgaaaataacaaaatggatATATGTAGTGCAGCACGGAAAcacacactcccccccccccccccccccccccaacattgCAGAGTCACAGGCACGTGGATGTCttctgaaaataacaaaatggatATATGTAGTGCAGCACGGAAACGCCCTCCCAAACACAGCAATCACAGGCACGTGGATGTCttctgaaaataacaaaatggataaatgtagtGCAGCACAGAAACCCCCTCCCAAACACTGCAATCACAGGCACATGGATGTCttctgaaaataacaaaatggatATATATAGTGCAGCACGGAAACCCCCTCCCAAACACTGCAATCACAGGCACGTGGATGTCttctgaaaataacaaaatggataaatgtagtGCAGTACAGAATCCCCCTCCCAAACACTGCAGTCAC encodes:
- the LOC121380894 gene encoding uncharacterized protein LOC121380894 isoform X1, with product MHFIDVFTVWGLIITCSWLRICHGEDPPGHGQPLGKHLSPLGITLIGKFSTPSVFYEHFVKVGKPIFMKQALLNSEYPAFSKWNDYYFREKYGSIEVSVETSKKERRNQEPTSMPMADFLNIYKREDVYMVQRANEQMMEDIHVPVTLQCGGFQRVLQDAVVWFSSGNTRSVLHYDVLDNLLCVLEGMKEVLLINKTYSHLVEAHGFDQDGMYSRVDVDSVNMKQFPRLQKVPWYQARLQAGDCLYIPFRWYHQIKSAVGRNLALNIWFSHLWAFDQSDCDKHTQFNLTVPIKTFGVASPNEQVRSLFLEFFYGLEEVNKSSFFQMIPVEQKPLEELFAVIDKDKNSVLTWKELYLFDIDDAVRQFPNIFHSSILEKEKVRDESENIEENMDDDEADMTDEIDIPERKNDIPRSQMDNSDSKIIVDDITEHSELKSTIKVKVTPKDKVEEEKQVLEEKQDLKRKPTVTEDSKDTVLKENIKDKKHDEL
- the LOC121380894 gene encoding uncharacterized protein LOC121380894 isoform X2, with the protein product MPMADFLNIYKREDVYMVQRANEQMMEDIHVPVTLQCGGFQRVLQDAVVWFSSGNTRSVLHYDVLDNLLCVLEGMKEVLLINKTYSHLVEAHGFDQDGMYSRVDVDSVNMKQFPRLQKVPWYQARLQAGDCLYIPFRWYHQIKSAVGRNLALNIWFSHLWAFDQSDCDKHTQFNLTVPIKTFGVASPNEQVRSLFLEFFYGLEEVNKSSFFQMIPVEQKPLEELFAVIDKDKNSVLTWKELYLFDIDDAVRQFPNIFHSSILEKEKVRDESENIEENMDDDEADMTDEIDIPERKNDIPRSQMDNSDSKIIVDDITEHSELKSTIKVKVTPKDKVEEEKQVLEEKQDLKRKPTVTEDSKDTVLKENIKDKKHDEL